Proteins from a single region of Rhipicephalus sanguineus isolate Rsan-2018 chromosome 5, BIME_Rsan_1.4, whole genome shotgun sequence:
- the LOC119394313 gene encoding serine proteinase stubble — protein sequence MEIPWTTLIITGGCLWISGALVSANTAKYYTSVTPWKQWTIGRRPCEGVQGETGLCMFNWECIRQEGTMLSACMDGFLLGACCKLPDEANVTTSAWTEASTYTTEDLSKVNSVVTVDASTLPSPSDTHPEASRLPPSTTTTEAPTTVSVSPTTVLSRPRPTTLWPVIRLPSTVKRPVVVRPTQQPQATTLTNHHKPPSITAPAVTTWMTTRPNVLFTPTKLALRPSPFVPTTMYVQRPSLQAVLASTPIGMLSSLITRPFLRPVTMAMKMRPTVATLKPAKKTTVVSTQSDAATTPTQEETSTAGQTTASRPTPTKKYVTFSETPSQTTTAQKYVSPIAASSSTTPSQTYAATTESMFQTASTNEYEPPTAILLHSTTPQKYGYSSTHYSPSQSSFHTVPSTPGQSHAVSRLPPSTLNDLSDLDAEVKTPGYHTTLGMLLPTESGNAHTTHHPEFVDLTETTTTQPPPTNVMEYTLDFDVEDRPTVTEHVYGTTTGQTFGEVTDVTVSNVASAVVSASTEPFSTPRPSTTTKKLKTRSPTMTPQTKARPSTAVSKPSQTKPRPPPSPTTISNDIQHMTYPSKATLWPSTVFKIPLRTTLAARPSTSTLFAGTVTLPMSTTHAHLTLTTPQTTTTLPKRTKKPTTTTTAMREPIPVRTTMAMTAATKPKSTPKPTKPVLPMPARPAKPTKAPLPTKSPTKKTTQKPPSKMPPPSSTFTHSSTMSVATTTEPVANGTDLPTSTSSKQWDYRKHCGVRPLHPQGRIVGGRNSFIGEWPWQVLVKEATWLGLFIKNKCGGVLISDKYALTAAHCQPGFLSSLLVILGAHDLSGDIGRFKPVSIPVRRMIVHRRYNPATFENDLALLELERPVVFQPHIVPICLPGRNEDFTGRTSFVTGWGKLSHGGTVPNVLQYVQVPILSNEKCQKMFQLAGHIKSIRENFVCAGYDGGNRDSCEGDSGGPLTLLRDDGRWVLVGTVSHGIRCAEPNMPGVYMRTSAYRAWIDSVTGQRS from the exons ATGGAAATTCCATGGACGACGCTAATCATCACCGGCGGCTGTCTGTGGATCAGCGGAGCCTTGGTCTCGGCGAACACTGCCAAGTACTACACCTCAGTCACTCCCT GGAAACAATGGACTATTGGAAGGAGGCCATGCGAAGGCGTGCAAGGCGAAACAGGACTTTGCATGTTCAATTGGGAATGCATACGCCAGGAAGGCACAATGCTGTCCGCCTGCATGGACGGCTTTCTGCTTGGTGCCTGTTGCAAGCTTCCTGACGAAGCAAACGTCACAACTTCTGCATGGACTGAGGCGAGCACGTACACGACTGAGGACTTGTCCAAGGTCAATAGCGTCGTCACAGTCGACGCTAGCACATTGCCGTCTCCTTCTGACACACACCCCGAAGCATCGCGACTTCCTCCCAGCACGACGACTACTGAAGCACCCACGACAGTCAGCGTGAGCCCAACGACAGTTTTGTCGAGACCCAGGCCGACGACGCTGTGGCCCGTCATCAGGCTGCCCTCAACTGTGAAGCGGCCGGTCGTCGTGCGTCCAACGCAGCAACCGCAAGCGACGACTTTGACCAATCACCACAAGCCACCGAGCATCACTGCACCGGCCGTGACCACATGGATGACGACGCGGCCCAACGTACTGTTCACGCCAACTAAACTGGCCCTGCGCCCTTCGCCATTCGTTCCTACAACAATGTACGTACAGCGACCCTCACTGCAAGCTGTACTCGCAAGTACTCCCATAGGGATGCTCAGTTCTCTCATAACGAGGCCTTTCTTGCGGCCAGTAACAATGGCCATGAAGATGCGTCCTACGGTTGCCACATTAAAGCCAGCCAAGAAAACTACCGTGGTGAGCACTCAGTCCGACGCAGCGACCACGCCAACGCAAGAGGAAACATCTACGGCTGGCCAGACAACAGCTTCGCGACCTACGCCAACGAAAAAGTACGTAACATTCTCCGAAACACCGTCGCAAACCACGACAGCACAAAAGTATGTTTCTCCTATCGCTGCCTCATCGTCGACAACGCCGTCGCAAACGTACGCAGCTACCACTGAATCCATGTTCCAAACTGCTTCGACTAACGAATACGAGCCACCTACTGCGATCTTGCTGCATTCTACTACCCCTCAGAAGTACGGGTACTCGTCAACTCACTATTCGCCATCTCAGTCCTCGTTTCACACAGTGCCATCCACCCCAGGGCAATCCCATGCTGTCAGCCGACTTCCACCATCAACACTGAACGACCTTTCGGATCTCGACGCTGAAGTAAAGACTCCGGGATATCACACGACCCTTGGTATGCTTTTGCCCACGGAAAGCGGAAACGCGCACACAACGCACCATCCCGAGTTCGTTGATCTCACAGAGACGACTACAACGCAACCGCCGCCGACGAACGTGATGGAATACACGTTAGACTTCGACGTCGAAGATCGACCAACAGTGACAGAGCACGTATACGGTACCACAACTGGCCAGACGTTCGGAGAGGTCACAGACGTCACCGTTTCTAACGTCGCCTCGGCAGTCGTCTCGGCTTCCACGGAACCCTTCTCTACGCCGCGTCCGTCCACGACTACGAAGAAGCTGAAAACGCGCTCTCCAACGATGACTCCCCAAACAAAGGCTCGACCTTCGACGGCGGTCTCCAAACCCAGCCAGACCAAGCCACGCCCGCCACCGTCCCCGACGACTATTTCCAACGACATACAGCACATGACCTATCCTTCCAAAGCCACGCTTTGGCCATCGACAGTCTTCAAAATTCCGCTGAGGACAACACTCGCTGCAAGGCCGTCGACAAGCACGCTCTTTGCAGGCACAGTCACTCTGCCAATGTCAACAACTCATGCCCACCTCACGTTAACTACACCTCAAACGACGACCACGCTGCCGAAGCGCACAAAGAagccaacgacgacgacgacggcaatgAGAGAACCGATACCCGTGAGAACGACAATGGCGATGACAGCGGCGACCAAGCCGAAAAGTACCCCGAAGCCCACGAAGCCCGTCCTCCCCATGCCGGCTCGTCCTGCAAAGCCCACAAAGGCACCGCTGCCCACCAAATCTCCGACAAAAAAGACTACCCAGAAGCCGCCGTCCAAGATGCCGCCGCCCTCAAGCACATTTACGCATTCCTCAACAATGAGCGTGGCGACGACGACGGAGCCCGTCGCGAACGGCACGGATCTGCCGACGTCGACGAGCAGTAAGCAGTGGGATTACCGGAAAC ACTGCGGAGTCAGGCCGCTACATCCCCAGGGCCGGATCGTCGGCGGAAGGAACTCGTTCATCGGTGAATGGCCGTGGCAA GTGCTCGTGAAGGAAGCTACGTGGCTGGGCCTGTTCATAAAGAATAAGTGCGGCGGCGTGTTGATCAGCGACAAGTACGCTCTAACCGCAGCCCACTGCCAGCCGGG GTTCCTGTCTTCGCTGCTGGTGATCCTGGGCGCGCATGACCTGTCCGGGGACATCGGCCGCTTCAAGCCGGTCTCCATTCCCGTACGGCGCATGATCGTGCATCGCCGATACAACCCGGCCACCTTCGAGAACGACCTGGCCCTTCTAGAACTGGAGCGACCGGTCGTGTTCCAGCCGCACATTGTGCCCATCTGCCTGCCTGGAAGGAACGAGGACTTCACGGGAAGGACTTCTTTCGTCACAGGATGGGGAAAGCTGTCGCACG GTGGGACGGTGCCGAACGTGCTGCAGTACGTGCAGGTGCCGATACTGAGCAACGAGAAGTGCCAGAAGATGTTCCAGCTGGCCGGACATATCAAGTCCATCAGAGAGAACTTCGTCTGCGCTGGCTACGACGGAGGCAATCGAGACTCCTGCGAG GGCGACTCGGGCGGTCCGCTGACACTGCTTCGGGACGACGGTCGCTGGGTGTTGGTGGGCACTGTGTCGCACGGGATTCGTTGCGCCGAGCCCAACATGCCGGGCGTCTACATGCGCACCTCAGCGTACCGCGCCTGGATCGACAGTGTCACCGGACAGAGGTCCTGA